From a single Photobacterium gaetbulicola Gung47 genomic region:
- a CDS encoding integrase, phage family (COG0582) yields the protein MAKITKPLSDREIKAAKSRDKDYVLSDGGGLQLRVRAHGSKLWNFNYIHPITKKRVNLGLGAYPDVSLSKARELRQTNRQLVTEGIDPKAYKQEAIAKQKAQTEHTLFNVAQQWFEVKSDSITADHAKDIWRSLELNVFPDLGQLPIKKISAPYVIDVLRPIEAKGSLETLKRVVQRLNEVMIYAVNCGLIDTNPISGLKSVFKKPQKENMKALAPNELPELMRAVANASIKKTTRCLIEWQLHTITRPSEAAGARWEEIDLERKVWTIPAERMKKRREHSIPLTSESIALLEAIHPLSGHREFIFPSDRDPKKPCNSQTANMALKRMGFEGRLVSHGLRSLASTTLNEKGYKSELIEAALAHVDNNQVRAAYNRTDYLEQRREMMSWWSRNIREAAQGSLSVTSTSYSSLND from the coding sequence ATGGCCAAGATAACAAAACCGTTAAGTGATAGAGAAATAAAAGCAGCTAAAAGTAGGGATAAAGATTACGTCCTATCTGATGGTGGCGGGCTACAACTTCGCGTTCGTGCTCATGGCTCAAAGCTGTGGAACTTCAACTACATTCACCCTATCACTAAAAAGCGCGTTAACCTTGGTCTTGGCGCATACCCTGATGTATCCCTCTCAAAAGCACGTGAGCTAAGGCAAACTAACCGCCAGCTCGTTACTGAAGGCATAGACCCAAAAGCTTATAAACAAGAAGCAATAGCAAAACAGAAAGCACAAACAGAGCACACATTGTTCAACGTAGCCCAACAGTGGTTCGAAGTAAAAAGTGATTCCATCACTGCTGATCATGCAAAAGATATTTGGCGTTCTCTAGAACTCAATGTTTTTCCTGACCTTGGTCAATTACCAATAAAAAAAATATCTGCACCTTACGTGATTGACGTATTGAGACCTATAGAAGCAAAAGGCAGCCTAGAAACACTGAAACGTGTCGTTCAGCGCTTAAATGAAGTCATGATTTATGCAGTTAACTGTGGCCTGATTGATACTAACCCGATTAGTGGCTTGAAATCAGTTTTCAAAAAGCCGCAAAAAGAGAACATGAAAGCACTAGCACCCAATGAGCTTCCAGAGCTCATGAGAGCGGTTGCTAACGCAAGTATAAAGAAAACGACACGCTGTCTAATCGAATGGCAGTTGCACACCATAACGCGCCCTAGTGAGGCAGCTGGTGCCCGCTGGGAGGAGATAGACTTAGAACGTAAAGTCTGGACTATACCTGCAGAGCGAATGAAAAAGCGCCGTGAACACTCCATTCCACTAACCTCTGAGTCTATTGCATTACTAGAGGCCATTCATCCACTAAGCGGTCACAGAGAATTTATATTCCCGTCAGACCGTGATCCAAAGAAACCCTGTAACAGCCAAACGGCTAACATGGCACTTAAACGCATGGGTTTTGAAGGAAGACTTGTTAGTCATGGTCTACGCTCTCTTGCCAGCACTACGCTAAACGAGAAAGGATACAAATCTGAACTGATAGAGGCAGCATTAGCCCACGTAGATAACAATCAGGTACGTGCTGCTTACAACCGGACTGATTACCTAGAACAACGCCGTGAAATGATGAGCTGGTGGAGCCGGAATATAAGAGAGGCTGCACAAGGCAGCCTCTCTGTGACTAGTACCAGCTACAGTAGCCTCAACGATTAA
- a CDS encoding DNA sulfur modification protein DndD (COG0419) encodes MLITKLTLNNFRVFRGVHEIDLRPAPARLSKSGPIEGTERPIVLFGGLNGAGKTSILTAVRLALFGRQSFSQVLSNVEYIEALSELIHKGVGFGGVQDNASIELEFKYSQNGEENTYKVIRSWKRGKKDNLFLEKDDTQIPELNYEQCQGFLNELIPTGIADLFFFDGEKIAELAEDESGTVLKTAVRRLLGLDVIAKLKNDLNIFLKKQGSGALTQSLKEEMNTLDEQRIDHERKAEKLRGEADIVDAQIELVSRDILNLENKLSQNGGAWAKTREDEQRKVDSLLREKVELEKQIRMEMETSLPFSLAPKTMQRLQEQIKQEKEIKKKQSFGNELDSFLKTLRSKYPSFDTEMAQNAITDSFKAHVGQFDTAELVLDISDRQANTIDYQLSSLSQESYSRFDGARLRLQRVEEELDNASNNIARAPEKELVQELFADVRKLDKKKEKLIIELQNLLKKAKHELRLALETARKIQKLHDKNKEESHKNQSISNAQNSILLLDKFAEQLTKARVKQLENEFVQSYRKLARKEDLQLTASINSESFDVELVDEHGIKINRKAMSAGEKQIYAISILEALGRTSGRKLPIIIDTPLGRLDSHHRDKLVEYYFPTASHQVVILSTDTEIDRNYTNLIQDDIARTYEIHFDGSTKSSSLKKGYFWRETVKGMV; translated from the coding sequence ATGTTGATAACAAAACTAACATTAAACAACTTTCGCGTGTTTCGTGGTGTACATGAAATTGATTTACGCCCCGCACCTGCACGTTTAAGTAAAAGTGGTCCAATTGAAGGTACTGAACGACCAATTGTTTTATTCGGTGGTTTAAATGGGGCCGGAAAAACTTCAATCTTAACCGCTGTACGCTTAGCTCTATTTGGACGCCAATCATTTAGCCAAGTACTTTCAAACGTTGAATACATTGAAGCGTTATCAGAGCTAATACACAAAGGAGTCGGCTTTGGTGGTGTTCAAGATAACGCATCAATTGAACTTGAATTTAAGTACAGCCAAAACGGTGAAGAGAACACTTATAAAGTTATTCGTAGTTGGAAGCGTGGCAAAAAAGACAACCTATTCCTAGAAAAAGATGATACCCAAATCCCTGAGCTCAACTACGAACAGTGTCAAGGTTTCCTGAATGAGCTGATCCCCACAGGCATCGCAGATTTATTCTTCTTTGACGGTGAAAAGATTGCAGAGCTTGCAGAAGACGAATCTGGTACCGTCTTAAAAACCGCTGTCCGTCGTTTATTAGGGTTAGATGTCATCGCTAAGCTTAAGAACGACCTAAACATCTTTTTAAAAAAACAAGGCTCTGGTGCTTTAACCCAATCGCTGAAAGAAGAGATGAATACTCTGGATGAACAACGCATCGACCATGAGCGAAAGGCAGAGAAACTTCGAGGGGAAGCAGATATTGTTGATGCTCAAATTGAATTAGTTTCTCGCGACATTCTTAATCTAGAAAACAAATTGTCGCAAAATGGCGGTGCTTGGGCTAAAACTCGAGAAGACGAGCAGCGGAAAGTAGATAGCTTACTTAGAGAAAAAGTAGAGCTTGAAAAGCAAATCCGTATGGAAATGGAGACAAGTCTTCCATTCTCGCTCGCCCCTAAAACAATGCAGCGCCTTCAGGAACAAATTAAGCAAGAGAAAGAAATAAAGAAAAAGCAAAGCTTTGGAAATGAGTTAGATTCATTTTTAAAAACACTACGCTCAAAGTACCCAAGCTTTGACACAGAAATGGCACAAAATGCCATTACTGATAGCTTTAAAGCGCATGTAGGTCAATTTGATACCGCAGAGCTTGTTTTAGATATATCTGATCGCCAGGCTAATACTATTGATTATCAGCTATCTTCTCTGTCTCAAGAATCATATTCACGCTTCGACGGGGCACGACTACGTCTTCAAAGAGTGGAAGAAGAGCTTGATAACGCTTCAAACAACATTGCACGAGCGCCTGAAAAAGAGCTAGTACAAGAACTCTTTGCTGACGTACGTAAACTAGATAAGAAAAAAGAAAAGCTCATTATCGAGTTGCAAAATTTGCTGAAGAAAGCAAAACATGAATTAAGACTAGCTCTAGAAACAGCTCGTAAGATTCAAAAATTACACGATAAAAACAAAGAAGAATCTCATAAAAATCAGAGCATTAGCAATGCTCAAAACTCTATATTACTGCTAGATAAATTTGCGGAACAGTTAACTAAGGCTCGAGTAAAGCAGTTAGAAAATGAATTTGTACAGTCATATAGGAAGCTTGCTCGCAAAGAAGACCTACAGCTAACGGCTTCAATTAACTCTGAATCATTTGATGTTGAATTGGTGGATGAGCACGGTATAAAAATTAACCGTAAAGCCATGTCGGCAGGAGAGAAGCAAATCTATGCAATTTCAATTTTGGAGGCACTTGGTCGTACATCAGGCCGTAAACTTCCGATCATTATTGACACACCACTAGGTCGATTAGACTCACATCATCGTGACAAGCTCGTTGAATATTACTTCCCAACAGCGAGTCACCAAGTTGTGATTCTATCAACTGATACAGAAATAGATAGAAATTATACAAACCTAATCCAAGACGATATTGCTCGTACTTACGAGATTCATTTTGACGGGTCCACGAAATCATCTTCATTGAAAAAAGGGTATTTCTGGAGAGAAACAGTTAAGGGGATGGTGTAA
- a CDS encoding hypothetical protein (COG2867) encodes MPQISRSALVPFSAKQMFELVNDVESYPAFLPGCSGTKILESSEQHMMASVDVSKAGIKKTFVTRNDLTDSSMIAMQLVDGPFSRLVGGWHFTELDAEACKVELKLDFEFTNGLVEAAFGKVFRDLTNNMVSAFTQRAREIYDF; translated from the coding sequence ATGCCTCAGATCAGTCGTTCTGCATTAGTCCCATTTAGTGCAAAACAAATGTTTGAACTTGTTAACGATGTTGAATCATACCCTGCATTCCTGCCGGGCTGCTCTGGTACCAAAATTTTAGAAAGCTCCGAACAGCATATGATGGCCTCGGTGGATGTGTCCAAGGCCGGTATCAAGAAAACATTTGTGACCCGCAATGATCTGACTGACAGCAGTATGATTGCCATGCAGCTGGTCGATGGCCCGTTCAGCCGACTGGTCGGTGGCTGGCACTTCACTGAGCTCGATGCCGAAGCGTGCAAGGTCGAGCTCAAGCTGGATTTTGAATTTACCAACGGCTTGGTGGAAGCGGCGTTCGGTAAGGTCTTCCGTGATTTGACCAACAACATGGTGTCTGCCTTTACCCAGCGTGCGCGAGAGATTTATGACTTCTGA
- a CDS encoding putative sulfurtransferase DndC (COG0175): MINELQLAEDLAEYEDFIHAEDFANNKLSHYIADVQRVYCADKRPWVIGYSGGKDSSAVMSLVYIALLGLEAEQRHKPIFVVSSDTLVETPVVVNHIKDSLIAIERGAKRDNLPITCHKVVPEAGQSFWANLLGKGYPAPTRSFRWCTERMKIDPVSNFIKTKVSQFDEVIVVLGSRSQESASRAQVIAKHKIDGSRLARHTTLANAFIFTPIDTWGVDDVWKLLRLCHLETKQTPYGPKNIWIDKYDLEWENPWGGKNLVLWNLYKDSSGQGECPMVIDETTPSCGNSRFGCWTCTVVTKDRAMESLIQNGEEWMAPLLEFRNKLAMTTDPANKEEFRNHKRRTGRVSYQYAKEGEDIATERKHVPGPYWLKYRRQWLRELLELDNKFKSEGREIELITAPELHAIRQEWIHDPNEPDWDDSLPTIFRDIYGYDLDWIYDDNASFGKGDAQLINELCDSFDITPEMIMKLIELEVSMEGLSRRSGISKKIESLLKQDWGSLEEIKHKHASLQSKAEFDVHQKEIERYNEQLADIDKQLQKEF, encoded by the coding sequence ATGATTAACGAGCTACAACTAGCAGAAGACCTTGCAGAATACGAAGACTTTATTCATGCAGAAGACTTCGCTAACAATAAACTGAGTCACTACATTGCCGATGTTCAGCGTGTTTACTGCGCTGATAAACGCCCATGGGTAATCGGATACAGCGGCGGCAAAGACTCATCTGCGGTAATGTCATTAGTTTATATCGCACTCCTCGGATTAGAAGCAGAGCAGCGCCATAAACCCATATTTGTCGTTTCCTCCGATACTCTCGTCGAGACACCAGTGGTCGTTAATCATATCAAAGACTCCTTGATTGCAATTGAGAGAGGCGCAAAACGCGACAACTTGCCAATCACTTGTCACAAGGTCGTTCCTGAAGCTGGTCAATCTTTTTGGGCTAATCTACTGGGTAAGGGCTACCCTGCTCCGACACGTTCTTTCCGCTGGTGTACTGAACGAATGAAGATAGATCCGGTTAGTAATTTCATCAAAACAAAAGTATCTCAATTTGATGAAGTAATTGTCGTTCTAGGCTCACGAAGCCAAGAAAGTGCTTCTCGAGCTCAAGTCATTGCTAAACATAAAATCGACGGCTCTCGTCTTGCTCGTCACACTACCCTTGCTAACGCATTTATCTTTACACCTATAGATACCTGGGGCGTTGATGACGTATGGAAACTGTTACGCCTATGCCATCTTGAAACTAAGCAGACCCCTTATGGGCCGAAGAACATTTGGATCGACAAGTATGACCTAGAGTGGGAAAACCCTTGGGGTGGCAAAAACCTTGTGTTGTGGAACCTCTACAAAGATTCTTCCGGTCAAGGGGAATGTCCAATGGTTATAGATGAAACCACACCATCTTGTGGTAACTCTCGATTTGGCTGCTGGACATGTACCGTAGTGACCAAAGATCGTGCTATGGAAAGCCTTATTCAAAATGGTGAAGAGTGGATGGCTCCTCTTCTAGAGTTTCGTAATAAGCTTGCGATGACTACTGATCCCGCAAACAAAGAAGAGTTCAGAAACCACAAGCGACGCACCGGTAGAGTTAGCTACCAGTACGCCAAAGAAGGAGAAGATATAGCAACAGAGCGTAAGCATGTGCCTGGGCCTTACTGGTTAAAATATCGTCGCCAATGGCTACGTGAGCTACTTGAATTAGATAATAAGTTTAAATCTGAAGGCCGTGAGATAGAGCTAATCACGGCACCTGAGCTTCATGCAATTCGCCAAGAATGGATTCATGACCCAAACGAACCAGATTGGGATGACTCTCTACCAACGATTTTTAGAGATATATATGGCTATGATCTTGATTGGATTTATGACGATAACGCTAGCTTTGGTAAAGGTGATGCACAACTAATTAATGAACTTTGTGACAGTTTTGATATTACTCCAGAAATGATCATGAAGCTTATTGAATTAGAGGTTTCAATGGAAGGCTTAAGCCGTCGCAGTGGTATTTCAAAAAAGATCGAATCTCTATTAAAGCAAGACTGGGGAAGCTTGGAAGAAATCAAACATAAACATGCTTCACTGCAAAGTAAGGCTGAGTTTGACGTTCATCAAAAAGAAATTGAGCGCTACAACGAGCAACTTGCAGACATAGATAAACAGCTTCAAAAAGAGTTTTAA
- a CDS encoding DNA sulfur modification protein DndE, producing MLPNRNMCLTQQTEDQLKKLKVQTGITPNISARIAFFRSIESDFRYNGQEVNLNGSLKLDKFTWLGETSDVTELVLKLYYPTLDTKEYQQAWAAHVEDGIAAIRNYRNISAVSAAL from the coding sequence ATGTTACCTAATCGAAATATGTGCTTAACTCAGCAAACAGAGGACCAACTAAAAAAACTAAAAGTGCAAACAGGAATAACCCCCAATATTTCTGCACGTATTGCTTTCTTCCGTTCAATTGAAAGTGACTTTAGATATAACGGTCAAGAGGTAAACCTAAACGGTTCTTTAAAACTAGATAAGTTCACTTGGCTTGGTGAAACCAGTGATGTTACTGAGTTAGTTTTAAAATTATACTACCCAACACTTGATACCAAAGAGTATCAACAAGCTTGGGCAGCACATGTTGAGGATGGGATTGCTGCAATTAGAAACTACCGAAATATATCAGCGGTATCAGCAGCACTTTAA
- a CDS encoding SsrA-binding protein (COG0691) — MAKKKPKQSSNTIAKNKSARFEFAISDEYEAGMELQGWEVKAIRSGKVNISESYVFLRNGEAFISGVQITPLNAASTHVVADPTRTRKLLLNRREIDKLMGAVNRDGETIVALSMYWKGSWVKLKVGTAKGKKLHDKRADKKDKDWQRDKARIMKSSLR, encoded by the coding sequence ATGGCCAAGAAAAAACCAAAGCAAAGTAGCAATACTATTGCCAAGAACAAAAGCGCCCGCTTCGAGTTCGCGATCAGCGACGAGTACGAAGCTGGCATGGAACTCCAGGGCTGGGAAGTAAAAGCGATCCGCTCTGGTAAGGTAAACATCTCGGAAAGCTACGTATTCCTGCGCAACGGCGAAGCTTTCATTTCGGGCGTGCAGATCACCCCGCTGAACGCGGCGTCTACCCACGTAGTGGCCGACCCTACCCGTACCCGTAAGCTACTGTTGAACCGTCGTGAAATCGACAAGCTAATGGGTGCCGTTAACCGCGATGGCGAAACCATCGTGGCCCTTTCCATGTACTGGAAGGGTTCATGGGTTAAACTTAAAGTAGGTACGGCGAAAGGTAAGAAACTACACGACAAGCGTGCTGACAAGAAAGACAAAGATTGGCAGCGCGACAAGGCGCGTATCATGAAGAGCAGCCTGCGCTAA
- a CDS encoding DNA sulfur modification protein DndB — MRGIQAGRPFYIATCPLRIIPKIFSYNEGDVPPELRAQRTLNKTRIPEMVKYLLDNPKDYVFSALTASVGVDIGFDDHDGAPNLGTLKIPMDAQILINDGQHRRKAIEEALLENPDLGQDNIPVLFFIDEGLTRSQQMFADLNKYAVKPSPSLGTLYDHRDESSELARELATNSLPFVGLTEMEKSNISPKSNKLFTLSSIKQSTRALLGKGPKDGFSQDEKQLAQEFWAEVTKHLPDWQMVIDKQVSPAQLRQEFIHAHGVGLHAIGVLGKAILCQNPSNWKQKLEPLANINWLKTNPVWVERSMNHGKLSKSTQSILLTANALKIELGLDLTPEEKALEKQLS; from the coding sequence GTGAGGGGTATTCAGGCAGGTAGACCATTCTACATCGCAACATGCCCCCTTAGAATTATCCCTAAGATCTTCAGTTACAACGAGGGCGATGTCCCACCAGAGCTTCGCGCTCAACGTACGCTAAATAAGACGCGCATACCTGAGATGGTTAAGTACCTACTTGATAATCCAAAAGATTATGTATTCTCAGCATTAACTGCTTCAGTAGGTGTAGATATAGGTTTTGATGATCATGACGGAGCTCCTAACTTAGGTACGTTAAAAATCCCAATGGATGCTCAAATCTTGATCAATGATGGTCAGCATCGTCGTAAAGCCATTGAAGAAGCTCTTCTCGAAAACCCTGATCTTGGTCAGGATAATATCCCTGTGTTGTTCTTTATTGACGAGGGACTCACTCGTAGCCAGCAAATGTTTGCCGATTTGAACAAATACGCAGTTAAGCCAAGCCCATCACTAGGCACCCTTTATGACCATAGAGATGAAAGCTCTGAGTTAGCCAGAGAGCTCGCTACCAACTCACTGCCATTTGTTGGGCTTACTGAAATGGAAAAATCGAACATAAGTCCGAAATCCAACAAACTTTTTACATTGAGTAGCATCAAGCAATCCACTCGAGCATTACTTGGAAAAGGGCCGAAAGATGGCTTTAGCCAAGATGAAAAACAACTAGCGCAAGAGTTTTGGGCTGAAGTAACCAAACACTTACCAGATTGGCAAATGGTAATAGACAAACAGGTATCCCCAGCTCAGCTACGCCAAGAGTTTATTCACGCGCATGGCGTAGGCCTGCATGCAATTGGTGTACTAGGTAAAGCAATACTCTGCCAAAACCCAAGCAATTGGAAACAAAAGCTAGAGCCACTAGCAAATATCAATTGGCTTAAAACCAACCCAGTATGGGTTGAGCGCAGCATGAACCACGGTAAGTTAAGTAAGTCCACACAAAGCATATTACTAACTGCCAACGCATTAAAAATTGAACTGGGGTTAGATTTGACCCCAGAAGAAAAAGCTCTAGAGAAGCAACTATCATGA
- a CDS encoding hypothetical protein (COG0500), whose protein sequence is MEANLFKKLVSEVKVGKQLPDAIYLHRDAFSALPAALNVFIPTVAKALKLDDDNWNLVKLFKKEFRLSLLYYPDFYSNSYPALKHSLNVNLAKLSHKSTSYDGSDNPPILHRKETMILAESKHYENFVAITQEGENAGLYENSRLIGFKRSWENIITHHGYKIVAGRLFRSSALINNKEPGIDRHKTALVRQELSAPMKTLVKHGYLEGSYSIFDYGCGRGDDLRELVTHGLDASGWDPNFQPDNDKIISDIVNLGFVLNVIEDQDERLDALLDAWELTSKVLVVSVMLATESYIAQFKQYKDGVITSRNTFQKYYAQSEIKTYIERSLQEDAIAVAPGIFYIFKDKLEEQKYLHNRYKRHRKWQQLTSPQSLAEKDKAKLLIMQNQELFNAFWNICLELGRIPVNDEFEQSERVRALVGSHKKVFGLLSDIFDTKDFKQAEKNRKEDLLLYFAMGLFEKRKPYTQQPESLKRDINALFGNHRAALNLAAELLFAIADTELINTHCVKAHSQLPASLLNEGHSLIFHRDYLNELPVLLRIYVGAGLQMYGELDEEIDLIKIHIHSGKLSLTSYDDFNSSLPFLIERIKIKMIDQDIDFFDYTNKNKRPPLLNKHLFLDTEAQDYSKQLSFDKRLSKILKIDWHQESLLHRNELEVLLCKAGKRVCGYKLLRR, encoded by the coding sequence ATGGAAGCTAACTTATTCAAAAAACTTGTATCCGAAGTCAAAGTTGGTAAACAACTTCCTGATGCTATCTACCTACACAGAGATGCTTTTTCTGCCCTACCCGCCGCGCTAAATGTTTTCATCCCTACCGTTGCAAAAGCACTCAAGCTGGATGATGACAATTGGAACCTCGTAAAGCTCTTCAAAAAAGAATTTCGGCTTTCGTTACTTTACTACCCTGATTTTTATAGTAATTCATACCCTGCTTTAAAACACAGCCTTAATGTCAATCTGGCCAAACTAAGCCACAAATCAACAAGCTATGACGGATCAGATAACCCACCAATATTGCATCGAAAAGAGACAATGATCCTTGCCGAGAGTAAGCATTACGAAAACTTTGTTGCTATAACCCAAGAAGGTGAAAATGCAGGGCTTTACGAGAATAGTAGACTCATTGGTTTCAAACGTTCATGGGAAAACATAATCACTCACCACGGGTATAAGATTGTCGCTGGGCGCCTATTCCGAAGCTCGGCATTAATCAATAATAAAGAGCCCGGTATCGACCGACACAAAACCGCATTGGTAAGGCAAGAGCTTTCTGCTCCAATGAAAACACTGGTAAAGCATGGTTACCTTGAAGGCTCTTACTCCATTTTTGATTATGGATGCGGTAGAGGCGACGATCTGCGAGAGCTCGTGACTCATGGCTTAGATGCTTCAGGCTGGGACCCAAACTTTCAACCCGACAACGACAAAATAATATCCGATATTGTGAATCTTGGTTTTGTACTTAATGTCATCGAAGATCAAGATGAACGATTAGACGCCCTACTGGATGCTTGGGAGCTAACCAGTAAGGTTTTAGTCGTATCCGTCATGTTGGCAACTGAAAGCTATATTGCCCAATTCAAGCAATATAAAGATGGCGTAATTACCTCGCGAAACACATTTCAAAAGTACTATGCTCAATCTGAGATAAAAACGTATATAGAGAGAAGCTTACAAGAAGATGCAATAGCGGTAGCACCAGGCATCTTTTACATATTTAAAGACAAATTAGAAGAGCAAAAATATCTACATAATCGATACAAACGTCATCGCAAATGGCAACAACTGACATCACCGCAATCATTGGCAGAAAAGGACAAGGCCAAACTACTGATTATGCAAAACCAAGAACTGTTTAACGCATTCTGGAACATATGCTTAGAACTTGGTCGTATCCCTGTAAATGACGAGTTTGAGCAGTCAGAGAGAGTTCGTGCTCTCGTTGGCTCTCACAAAAAAGTCTTCGGCCTACTAAGTGATATTTTTGATACCAAAGATTTTAAACAAGCAGAAAAGAACCGCAAAGAAGATTTACTACTGTACTTTGCAATGGGGCTATTCGAAAAAAGAAAGCCTTACACTCAACAACCAGAATCACTCAAACGAGATATAAATGCATTATTTGGCAACCACAGAGCAGCTTTAAACCTTGCTGCTGAGCTATTGTTCGCGATTGCAGACACTGAGTTAATAAACACACATTGCGTAAAAGCACACTCTCAACTACCAGCTAGCTTATTAAATGAAGGGCACTCACTCATTTTTCACCGCGACTATCTCAATGAGCTACCTGTGCTACTTCGGATATATGTTGGCGCAGGATTGCAAATGTATGGCGAACTGGATGAAGAAATAGATCTCATCAAAATACACATCCATTCAGGCAAACTGTCACTTACTTCCTACGATGATTTCAACAGCTCCCTTCCCTTTTTGATTGAACGAATAAAAATAAAAATGATCGATCAAGATATTGATTTTTTTGACTATACCAATAAAAACAAACGTCCACCATTATTAAACAAACACCTTTTTTTGGATACAGAGGCACAGGATTACTCTAAGCAACTTAGCTTTGATAAACGGCTATCAAAAATACTTAAGATTGACTGGCATCAGGAGTCGTTACTACATAGAAATGAATTAGAAGTTTTGCTATGCAAAGCAGGTAAGAGAGTTTGTGGATACAAGCTGCTTCGCAGGTAA